The proteins below come from a single Prolixibacter sp. NT017 genomic window:
- a CDS encoding LuxR C-terminal-related transcriptional regulator, whose protein sequence is MLIYVLLVIFAFSSALTAGGVMLSRRLRNRFETGFLTSVQYFQIFTYAFGFYGLWGSVLLRVFISSFVQTDLTERITGIMTFIGIPFLIASWYMLVRASVEMSGRSTRRSFILFFLLFNLVGLAILGGAIYRYPEMEVRILLKYYYISFNSLFFLLAAILILMDGKKQSLNFSDRLWVAVGFVIVAVVQGIFLEFYRENHYIGAVFILFYFLGNAFLPIFLTYFADLSMMESEGSGQGNMSFKSFCRKYEISPREAEIILEICKGLTNQNIADKLFISLQTVKDHTHRIYLKTFVKNRTQLANLIKEKTDL, encoded by the coding sequence ATGCTAATTTATGTGCTGCTCGTCATATTTGCATTTAGCTCAGCCCTCACTGCCGGAGGTGTGATGTTGTCGCGACGGTTGCGAAATCGTTTTGAGACAGGATTTCTCACATCGGTCCAGTACTTCCAGATATTTACGTATGCCTTTGGTTTCTATGGGTTATGGGGGAGTGTTCTGCTACGCGTGTTTATCTCGTCGTTTGTGCAAACGGATTTGACAGAGCGGATAACCGGGATTATGACCTTCATCGGAATCCCATTTTTGATTGCGTCGTGGTACATGTTGGTGCGGGCGTCGGTCGAAATGTCGGGGCGTTCCACACGCCGATCATTTATTCTGTTTTTCCTGCTGTTTAATCTGGTGGGTCTGGCGATTTTAGGGGGAGCGATTTACCGTTATCCCGAAATGGAGGTCAGGATACTACTAAAGTATTACTACATTTCCTTCAATTCACTCTTCTTTTTGCTGGCTGCCATCCTGATTTTGATGGATGGGAAGAAGCAAAGTCTGAATTTCTCCGACCGCTTATGGGTGGCAGTAGGATTTGTGATTGTTGCCGTTGTTCAGGGTATTTTTCTGGAGTTCTACCGTGAAAACCACTACATCGGTGCCGTGTTTATCCTGTTCTATTTCCTTGGGAATGCTTTTTTACCCATTTTCCTTACCTATTTCGCCGATTTATCGATGATGGAATCGGAAGGAAGCGGCCAGGGAAATATGTCTTTTAAATCTTTCTGCCGGAAATACGAAATTTCTCCGCGCGAAGCGGAAATAATCCTGGAAATCTGCAAAGGGCTGACGAACCAGAATATTGCCGACAAGCTGTTTATTAGCCTGCAAACTGTGAAAGATCACACGCATCGCATCTACCTCAAGACGTTTGTGAAAAACCGCACGCAGCTGGCGAATCTCATCAAAGAGAAAACAGATCTCTAG
- a CDS encoding methyltransferase domain-containing protein, whose protein sequence is MYHLPELKKQLKNRNAGHLLDVATGEGDFLAFLLDAFALYESGTGLDMNPANLKVAGEKLSQATITLVEGNAEQLDFEDEYFDTVSISNSLHHFPNPRKALKEMTRVLAPGGLLLISELICEDLTPAQEAHLAYHHLKADMDMTAGHFHRHTFTQDEVVNLVEDLPMVVDKVFLSFDKKPMLNSSERMWRFFRMLDERVSEFTGHDRGKEFEERAEAVKESISTHGFIRPPQVCIMGLKSGFGR, encoded by the coding sequence ATGTATCATCTTCCCGAACTGAAAAAACAGCTAAAAAACCGCAACGCCGGGCACCTGCTCGACGTCGCCACAGGTGAAGGTGACTTTCTGGCTTTCCTGTTGGATGCATTTGCCTTGTATGAATCGGGTACGGGATTGGATATGAATCCCGCCAATCTGAAAGTGGCCGGAGAAAAGCTTTCGCAAGCCACAATTACACTGGTGGAAGGAAATGCCGAACAACTGGACTTTGAAGATGAGTATTTCGACACGGTTAGCATTTCAAACTCGCTGCACCATTTCCCAAATCCCCGAAAGGCACTAAAGGAGATGACCCGGGTACTCGCTCCCGGAGGATTGTTGCTGATTAGCGAGTTGATATGCGAAGATTTAACACCTGCGCAAGAGGCACACCTCGCTTATCATCACCTAAAAGCCGACATGGATATGACCGCCGGACATTTCCACCGCCATACCTTTACGCAGGATGAAGTGGTGAATCTGGTGGAAGATCTCCCGATGGTCGTCGACAAAGTTTTTCTGTCGTTCGACAAAAAACCGATGTTGAACTCCAGCGAGCGGATGTGGCGCTTTTTCCGGATGCTCGACGAACGGGTAAGTGAATTTACCGGTCACGACCGGGGTAAAGAGTTCGAAGAAAGGGCCGAAGCAGTTAAAGAAAGTATTTCCACACACGGTTTTATCCGTCCTCCCCAGGTATGTATCATGGGATTGAAGAGCGGTTTCGGACGTTAA
- a CDS encoding DUF3192 domain-containing protein — protein sequence MKKLLLFSLTGFMFIITSCVSPGKIRTTNKNNMLQIEPGMSKSDVISIMGGVETKPDEFGKLQVNPYHYEMFKANSDDTVEVLWYYTDQVYADGIVNQAELTPIVLDNNKVVAIGWKFYQDFFKRKKLSAEKRDAEPVGGQATTDNSEAK from the coding sequence ATGAAAAAGTTATTGCTATTTAGCCTGACCGGATTTATGTTCATTATAACCTCCTGCGTATCGCCGGGAAAAATCCGTACGACCAACAAAAACAACATGTTGCAAATTGAACCGGGGATGTCAAAATCCGACGTTATCAGCATCATGGGTGGTGTAGAAACCAAGCCCGATGAGTTTGGTAAACTACAGGTTAATCCGTACCACTACGAAATGTTCAAGGCAAATTCTGACGATACGGTAGAGGTTCTGTGGTATTATACCGACCAGGTATACGCCGATGGAATCGTCAATCAGGCCGAGCTGACCCCCATCGTTTTGGATAATAATAAAGTGGTAGCCATTGGCTGGAAATTTTACCAGGATTTCTTCAAACGGAAAAAGCTATCTGCCGAAAAACGCGATGCCGAACCAGTTGGCGGGCAGGCAACGACGGATAATTCAGAAGCCAAATAA
- a CDS encoding 2-hydroxyacid dehydrogenase, which translates to MTEEKKQPLIALFDTKPYDKEVFDQLNSEYGYKIKYFQYHITPDNCILAKDADVVVVFVNDIISKEVIDQLTGFGVKLIALRCSGFNNVDLKYAKGKIPIVRVPAYSPNAIAEHTVALMMTLNRKIHRAYFRTRDSNFTLNGLMGFTMQGKTAGVIGTGKIGRALVKILRGFDMEVLAYDPFPDKEYAKKEGFRYVDLDSLMQMSDIISLNCPLTRATKWLIDKDAIDMMKPGVMIINTGRGKLIKTSDLIDGLKSGQVGSAGLDVYEEESEYFFEDLSDRVLFDDTLARLLTFNNVIITSHQAFFTREAMFNIAGTTMGNILAFLENNELLNEVVFNPQS; encoded by the coding sequence ATGACCGAAGAGAAGAAACAGCCACTGATCGCCCTTTTCGATACGAAACCCTACGACAAGGAAGTATTCGATCAACTGAACAGCGAATACGGCTACAAAATAAAGTACTTCCAGTACCACATTACCCCCGACAACTGCATTTTGGCAAAAGATGCCGATGTGGTCGTTGTGTTTGTCAACGACATTATTTCAAAAGAAGTGATTGACCAGTTGACAGGATTCGGCGTAAAGCTGATTGCCCTACGTTGCTCGGGCTTCAACAACGTCGATTTGAAATACGCCAAAGGGAAGATTCCGATTGTGCGTGTCCCGGCTTATTCACCCAACGCCATTGCCGAGCACACCGTCGCGCTGATGATGACGCTGAACCGGAAAATTCACCGCGCCTATTTCCGTACCCGCGATTCCAACTTCACCCTCAACGGCCTGATGGGATTTACCATGCAGGGAAAAACCGCCGGGGTCATTGGGACTGGAAAAATCGGGAGAGCACTGGTGAAAATCCTGCGTGGCTTCGATATGGAAGTGCTCGCCTACGACCCGTTTCCTGATAAGGAATACGCGAAAAAGGAAGGATTCCGCTACGTCGACCTGGACTCGCTGATGCAAATGTCAGACATTATCTCGCTCAACTGTCCGCTGACGCGGGCAACCAAATGGCTGATTGACAAGGACGCCATCGACATGATGAAACCGGGCGTGATGATCATCAACACCGGACGTGGGAAGTTGATCAAAACTTCTGATCTGATTGATGGTTTGAAATCGGGACAGGTTGGTTCAGCCGGTTTGGATGTATACGAGGAAGAGAGCGAATATTTCTTCGAAGACCTTTCAGACCGCGTGTTGTTCGACGATACGCTGGCCCGTTTACTCACCTTCAACAATGTTATCATCACGTCGCACCAGGCTTTCTTCACCCGCGAGGCTATGTTTAACATTGCGGGAACCACGATGGGAAATATCCTGGCTTTCTTGGAAAATAACGAGCTGTTAAACGAGGTTGTATTTAACCCCCAAAGCTAG
- a CDS encoding Gfo/Idh/MocA family protein: protein MKRKLRMGMVGGGEGAFIGAIHRIAAQMDGQMELVCGCFSSNPNVSLRSGRSLFLSDSRIYDSYKEMFEAESRLPENERMDLVSIVAPNHLHFEPAMMALEHGFHVVLDKPITYNLKEALLLKQKVEKTGLILALTHTYSGYPAVKEARKRVSDGDFGKIRKIYVEYPQGWLSEKVENSGNSQASWRVDPKRSGKAGCMGDIGTHALQLAEYISGLKTTQLCAELDTFVDGRQLDDDGAALLRFNNGASGVLMASQIAAGEENALKIRVYGERGGLEWSQQEPNTLILKWNDYPSEIVRTGLGYMSGIAAHNTRTPGGHPEGYLEAFANIYRNVALTIGARLEDQEPQPEWLDFPDVNDGIRGMQFIDTIVKAGYDEETKWVKFPDEPNK, encoded by the coding sequence ATGAAACGAAAACTACGCATGGGCATGGTCGGTGGAGGCGAAGGAGCTTTTATCGGGGCTATTCACCGCATCGCAGCTCAAATGGACGGACAAATGGAACTGGTTTGCGGCTGCTTCAGTTCCAATCCCAATGTCTCTTTACGCTCCGGACGTTCTCTTTTTCTTTCTGATAGCCGAATTTATGATTCCTACAAGGAAATGTTTGAGGCAGAATCACGGTTGCCGGAAAACGAAAGAATGGACCTCGTATCCATCGTAGCTCCCAATCACCTCCATTTTGAACCAGCCATGATGGCGCTTGAGCATGGCTTTCACGTGGTACTCGACAAACCAATTACCTATAACCTGAAAGAGGCGCTTTTGCTCAAGCAGAAAGTGGAAAAAACCGGATTGATTCTCGCACTGACCCACACCTATTCGGGATACCCGGCCGTAAAAGAAGCCAGGAAAAGAGTTTCCGATGGCGATTTCGGGAAAATCCGGAAAATCTATGTGGAATATCCGCAGGGATGGCTCTCCGAAAAAGTTGAAAACTCAGGAAATAGTCAAGCGTCGTGGCGGGTCGACCCCAAACGATCGGGGAAAGCAGGTTGTATGGGCGATATCGGGACACATGCCCTGCAATTAGCTGAGTATATTTCCGGCCTGAAAACAACCCAATTATGTGCTGAACTCGACACGTTTGTAGATGGCCGGCAACTTGACGATGATGGTGCAGCCTTGCTTCGTTTTAATAACGGTGCCAGCGGTGTATTAATGGCTTCGCAAATTGCAGCAGGGGAAGAAAACGCTCTCAAAATACGGGTTTATGGTGAAAGAGGTGGACTGGAATGGTCACAACAGGAACCCAATACCTTGATTTTAAAATGGAACGACTATCCCTCTGAAATCGTCCGGACCGGACTGGGTTATATGAGCGGTATCGCCGCGCATAACACCCGCACTCCCGGAGGACATCCCGAAGGTTATCTAGAGGCTTTTGCCAACATCTACCGCAACGTTGCACTTACCATCGGCGCACGGTTGGAAGATCAGGAACCACAGCCGGAATGGCTCGATTTTCCCGATGTCAACGATGGCATCCGTGGCATGCAGTTCATCGATACAATCGTAAAGGCCGGGTATGATGAAGAAACCAAATGGGTGAAATTTCCAGACGAACCAAACAAATAA
- a CDS encoding sugar phosphate isomerase/epimerase, whose product MKRPVTLFTGQWADLPFETMLKKARAFGYDGVELGCWGDHMEIDKADQAYCDAKRKVLKKHQLKLFTISTHLVGQAVCDRPDQRHKAILPDYIWGDGDPEGVRQRAAEEIIQTGRAAKRLGIDTVVGFTGSSIWHLLYSFPAVSEEMIAEGYEDFRKRWKPILDEYQKLGVKYALEVHPTEIAFDIETAKRALDAVDYHPAFGFNYDPSHLGYQGVDYVKFIYEFSDRIFHVHMKDVTWNDVPGTSGVFGGHLPFGDNRRFWNFRSVGRGRIDFERIIRALNDIGYTGPLSVEWEDSGMDREMGAMESCEFCKRIDFSPSGQAFDSVMKND is encoded by the coding sequence ATGAAACGACCTGTCACACTTTTTACCGGGCAGTGGGCCGACCTGCCTTTTGAAACCATGTTGAAAAAAGCCAGAGCATTTGGGTACGATGGTGTGGAACTGGGCTGCTGGGGCGACCATATGGAAATCGACAAAGCAGATCAGGCCTATTGCGACGCGAAACGAAAGGTATTAAAAAAACATCAGTTAAAATTATTCACCATCTCCACACACTTGGTCGGGCAAGCTGTTTGCGACCGTCCAGACCAACGCCACAAAGCCATTTTACCCGATTATATTTGGGGTGACGGGGATCCGGAAGGCGTTCGTCAGAGGGCTGCGGAAGAAATCATTCAAACCGGGAGAGCAGCCAAACGACTGGGTATCGATACTGTGGTGGGATTTACCGGAAGCTCTATCTGGCATTTGCTCTACTCTTTTCCAGCCGTTTCCGAGGAGATGATTGCAGAAGGATACGAAGATTTCAGAAAACGATGGAAACCGATTCTGGATGAGTATCAGAAACTGGGTGTGAAATATGCGTTGGAAGTTCACCCAACGGAAATAGCTTTTGACATCGAGACCGCCAAACGAGCCCTGGATGCAGTTGATTATCATCCGGCATTTGGTTTCAATTACGACCCCAGTCATCTAGGCTACCAAGGGGTCGACTACGTCAAATTCATTTACGAATTCAGTGATCGTATTTTTCATGTGCATATGAAAGATGTAACATGGAATGACGTCCCCGGAACTTCCGGTGTATTTGGCGGACATTTGCCTTTCGGCGATAACCGGCGATTCTGGAACTTCCGCAGTGTTGGCCGCGGCCGTATCGATTTTGAACGCATCATCCGTGCGCTAAATGATATCGGTTATACCGGGCCGCTTTCGGTAGAATGGGAAGACAGCGGCATGGATCGCGAAATGGGAGCAATGGAATCATGTGAATTTTGTAAACGGATTGACTTCTCACCCAGCGGCCAGGCTTTCGATTCAGTCATGAAAAATGACTAA
- a CDS encoding DoxX family protein, whose amino-acid sequence MKLKNLLITDTSNVLALIARLALAIVIFPHGAQKLLGWFGGGGFEGTMGFLTGTIGLPYVIGLLVIIIEFLGSLFVFFGFLTRVAAFGIIANFIGVVLSVHIHAGFFMNWYGQANKTEGLEYFILLFGLAIIVLIAGGGKASIDGQLPINSRR is encoded by the coding sequence ATGAAATTAAAAAATCTGCTTATTACCGACACTTCAAACGTTCTGGCACTGATCGCCAGGTTGGCCCTGGCTATCGTGATTTTCCCGCATGGAGCACAAAAACTATTGGGCTGGTTCGGAGGAGGTGGTTTTGAAGGAACCATGGGTTTTTTAACAGGTACAATTGGTTTGCCTTATGTAATTGGCCTATTGGTCATCATCATCGAATTTTTGGGTTCGCTGTTTGTTTTCTTTGGATTCCTGACAAGAGTAGCAGCCTTTGGAATCATAGCAAACTTTATAGGAGTTGTACTAAGTGTCCATATCCATGCCGGCTTTTTTATGAACTGGTACGGACAAGCCAACAAGACCGAGGGTCTGGAATACTTTATTCTGCTATTCGGACTGGCAATCATCGTGCTGATAGCTGGCGGAGGCAAAGCCAGTATTGATGGACAATTACCGATAAATTCCAGGAGATAG
- the mtnA gene encoding S-methyl-5-thioribose-1-phosphate isomerase, translated as MKVNNQHSHTIWVNEKDATVIEVIDQRRLPFSFETIQLKNEKDAFEAIRNMTVRGAPLIGVTGAYGIYLALLHFDEKISLREYLDEKVAFLKTARPTAVNLAILIDEMVDALSDCREKETAVKKALNKADELKNREISWSEQIGEYGCELIEEISKKKNGAPVNILTHCNAGWLACIDWGTATAPIYKAFLKGIPVHVWVDETRPRNQGARLTAWELGQEGVPHTVIPDNTGGHLMQHGMVDICIVGSDRTTGTGDVANKIGTYLKALAAKDNQIPFYVALPSSTFDFNLSDGVQEIPIEQRGASEVNEMEGISPEGEIQTVRIMPEGSPVANYGFDVTPARLVTGLITEKGICEANRKSISSLFQK; from the coding sequence GTGAAAGTCAACAATCAGCATTCTCATACCATTTGGGTAAACGAAAAAGATGCAACCGTAATCGAAGTTATCGATCAACGTCGTTTGCCCTTTTCCTTTGAGACAATACAACTCAAAAACGAAAAAGATGCCTTTGAAGCCATCCGCAATATGACTGTCCGCGGCGCACCGCTCATTGGCGTGACGGGTGCCTATGGAATTTACCTAGCTCTTTTACATTTCGATGAAAAGATTTCCTTGCGGGAATACCTCGATGAGAAAGTCGCGTTTCTGAAAACAGCCCGACCGACGGCTGTCAATCTCGCCATTTTGATTGACGAAATGGTCGACGCGTTAAGCGATTGCAGAGAAAAGGAAACGGCGGTAAAGAAAGCTTTAAACAAAGCAGATGAGCTGAAAAACCGTGAAATATCGTGGTCGGAGCAAATTGGCGAATACGGTTGCGAGCTCATCGAAGAGATTAGCAAAAAGAAAAATGGTGCGCCCGTCAATATTCTCACCCACTGCAATGCCGGCTGGCTGGCCTGCATCGACTGGGGAACGGCCACCGCTCCTATCTACAAAGCCTTCCTGAAAGGCATCCCGGTACATGTTTGGGTCGACGAAACCCGCCCGCGCAACCAGGGAGCCCGGCTCACCGCTTGGGAACTGGGGCAGGAAGGTGTTCCACATACCGTTATTCCCGACAATACGGGAGGCCACCTCATGCAACACGGCATGGTTGACATTTGCATTGTAGGCAGCGACCGAACGACCGGCACCGGCGACGTAGCCAATAAAATTGGAACCTACCTGAAAGCACTGGCTGCAAAGGACAATCAAATACCTTTTTACGTGGCTTTGCCTTCCAGCACATTCGATTTCAACCTGAGTGACGGCGTTCAGGAGATTCCCATCGAACAACGAGGAGCAAGCGAAGTCAACGAAATGGAGGGCATTTCACCGGAAGGAGAAATACAGACCGTACGTATTATGCCGGAAGGTAGTCCGGTAGCCAATTACGGCTTCGATGTTACACCCGCCCGACTGGTCACCGGCCTCATCACCGAAAAGGGGATTTGCGAAGCCAACCGCAAAAGCATATCTTCTTTATTTCAGAAATAG
- the tsaA gene encoding tRNA (N6-threonylcarbamoyladenosine(37)-N6)-methyltransferase TrmO, which yields MSIALQPIGTIFTPFRSKEGMPIQSRLAKGIKGRIELKEKFVPGLLDLDGFSHIFLVYYFHESNGFELQVKPFLDDNKHGVFATRAPKRPNAIGMSVVKLLHVDKNILEVENVDMLDGTPLLDIKPYIPQFDDHQVERWGWVEDKENRMKDIQSDDRFDK from the coding sequence ATGTCGATAGCACTTCAACCCATAGGAACCATTTTCACTCCTTTTAGAAGCAAAGAAGGAATGCCCATTCAGTCGCGTTTAGCGAAAGGGATTAAGGGGCGGATTGAATTGAAAGAGAAATTTGTTCCCGGCTTGCTCGATTTGGACGGTTTTTCCCACATTTTCCTTGTGTATTACTTTCATGAATCGAACGGTTTCGAGTTGCAGGTAAAGCCGTTTCTGGACGATAACAAGCATGGTGTTTTTGCTACAAGAGCTCCGAAGAGGCCGAATGCCATCGGCATGTCAGTCGTTAAGCTGCTGCATGTTGATAAGAATATTCTGGAAGTGGAAAATGTGGACATGCTGGATGGCACTCCGCTACTGGATATTAAGCCATACATCCCGCAGTTTGATGATCATCAGGTAGAAAGATGGGGCTGGGTCGAGGATAAGGAGAACCGGATGAAGGATATTCAATCGGATGACCGGTTTGATAAGTAA
- a CDS encoding glycoside hydrolase family 2 protein, whose translation MNKLKALALMGLIALMGCNSASHQAIKVELKDGWQFSQADKNDWLPANVPGCVHTDLMKNGKIEDPFYRLNEHDVQWIDKVNWEYKTTFQVTPSMMRHDRIALDFKGLDTYADVFVNDEQVLSADNMFREWQVDVKDAVKKGQNNLRIVFRSPIKEGIKKYDANGYVIPVSDNDLAEMGKVPGDKKVSVYTRKAGYDFGWDWGPRLVSSGIWRPVYLKAWDSDRIADLHIVQDSVSKAQAEMTAVFEIDAEKNGPAQLTVSNDGKVLATANVNLQKGTQTYPVKFSIQNPKLWWTNGLGPQNMYTINGEVKNDVTTATRSVRIGIRTLKLVRKKDDKGRTFYFELNGVPVFMKGANYIPNDIFPSRVTDANYKKVIETAKESNFNMLRVWGGGIYENNIFYNLCDEAGILVWQDFMFACAMYPGDKAFLDNVKQEAIDNVKRLRNHPSIALWCGNNECLVAWKQWGWQQKEEAKSKANADSIWKSYTSIFHDILPSVVKEYDPSRSYWSSSPSSGPGVVPDLVSGDDHYWGVWWGKEPFSSYDTHLARFMSEYGFQSFPELKTVKQYAEPKDFNIYSDVMKSHQRSSIGNGTIVEYMDRHYKKPKDFESFLYVGQVLQAEGVKEAMEAHRRAMPYVMGSLYWQLNDCWPVASWSSTDYYQRWKALQYFAKKAFSPVLISPIETRKFIKVYVVSDRLKAFEGQIHLQIVDFDGNVLWQKDVETTIKPNASESYVDFRRDNVLKPIDTHHSLLVCTVSENGKTLSTNNLYFHDIKYLPLPKAHVKAELFELPNGYSITLSTDKLAKNVYLSADTDADLFFTDNYFDLLPNEKVTIECYTNGKSVTNLADKLKIQTLADTY comes from the coding sequence ATGAACAAACTTAAAGCATTGGCATTGATGGGACTTATAGCGCTGATGGGCTGCAACAGTGCATCTCACCAGGCCATTAAAGTGGAACTAAAAGACGGCTGGCAGTTCAGTCAAGCTGATAAAAATGATTGGTTGCCGGCAAATGTACCAGGTTGTGTCCATACCGACCTGATGAAAAACGGAAAAATAGAAGATCCGTTCTATCGGTTAAACGAGCATGATGTGCAGTGGATTGATAAAGTTAACTGGGAATACAAAACGACTTTCCAGGTAACACCCTCCATGATGCGTCATGACAGGATTGCACTCGACTTTAAAGGTTTAGATACTTATGCCGACGTATTTGTCAATGATGAACAAGTACTTTCGGCCGACAATATGTTCCGCGAGTGGCAGGTCGATGTGAAGGACGCAGTGAAAAAAGGGCAGAACAATCTGCGCATTGTCTTCCGTTCACCAATTAAAGAAGGCATCAAAAAATACGACGCCAACGGTTACGTCATTCCTGTTTCGGACAACGACCTGGCAGAAATGGGAAAAGTTCCCGGCGACAAAAAAGTTTCGGTTTACACCCGTAAAGCGGGATACGATTTTGGCTGGGACTGGGGCCCCCGATTGGTTTCCAGCGGTATTTGGCGTCCGGTGTACCTGAAAGCCTGGGATTCGGACAGGATTGCAGATCTGCACATTGTTCAGGACAGCGTTTCCAAAGCACAGGCAGAAATGACCGCCGTGTTCGAAATCGATGCAGAGAAAAATGGTCCGGCACAACTGACCGTCAGCAATGATGGTAAGGTTCTGGCAACGGCCAATGTCAACCTGCAAAAGGGAACCCAAACCTATCCGGTTAAATTCTCCATCCAAAATCCCAAACTCTGGTGGACTAACGGGCTCGGCCCGCAGAATATGTATACCATCAACGGTGAGGTAAAAAACGATGTGACTACAGCTACCCGTTCAGTACGCATCGGTATCCGGACACTCAAATTGGTTCGTAAGAAAGACGATAAAGGCCGCACCTTCTACTTCGAATTGAATGGCGTGCCTGTCTTTATGAAGGGTGCGAATTATATTCCTAACGATATTTTCCCGTCAAGGGTAACCGATGCCAATTATAAGAAGGTCATTGAAACGGCTAAAGAATCGAACTTCAACATGCTGCGTGTTTGGGGCGGCGGTATTTACGAGAACAACATCTTCTACAATCTTTGTGATGAAGCTGGTATTCTGGTTTGGCAGGATTTCATGTTTGCCTGTGCCATGTACCCGGGCGACAAGGCTTTCCTGGACAATGTAAAACAGGAAGCTATCGACAACGTGAAGCGATTGCGTAACCATCCGTCCATCGCTTTATGGTGTGGAAATAACGAATGTTTGGTTGCCTGGAAACAGTGGGGCTGGCAACAGAAGGAAGAAGCAAAAAGCAAGGCAAATGCCGACTCGATTTGGAAATCATACACCTCCATTTTCCATGATATTCTGCCGTCGGTTGTAAAGGAATACGATCCATCACGTTCCTACTGGAGCTCAAGCCCATCATCGGGTCCCGGAGTTGTTCCTGACCTGGTGAGTGGCGACGATCATTACTGGGGCGTTTGGTGGGGAAAAGAACCATTTAGCAGCTACGATACACACCTGGCCCGTTTTATGAGTGAATACGGCTTCCAGAGTTTCCCGGAACTGAAAACGGTTAAACAATACGCCGAACCAAAGGATTTCAACATCTATTCCGATGTGATGAAATCGCATCAGCGCTCTTCCATTGGCAACGGAACCATTGTGGAGTACATGGATCGTCACTACAAGAAACCGAAAGATTTTGAGTCGTTCCTGTATGTCGGCCAGGTATTGCAGGCAGAAGGTGTGAAAGAGGCCATGGAAGCACACCGCCGGGCCATGCCTTATGTGATGGGATCGCTTTACTGGCAGCTCAACGATTGCTGGCCGGTAGCATCATGGTCGAGTACCGATTACTACCAACGCTGGAAAGCACTGCAGTATTTCGCAAAAAAGGCATTTTCTCCGGTGCTTATTTCGCCCATCGAAACGAGAAAGTTCATCAAAGTGTATGTAGTGAGCGACCGGTTGAAAGCTTTCGAAGGGCAGATTCACTTACAAATTGTCGATTTCGATGGAAATGTTTTGTGGCAAAAAGATGTCGAAACTACTATCAAACCCAACGCTTCCGAATCGTATGTCGATTTCCGGAGAGACAATGTTTTGAAGCCCATCGACACGCACCATTCGTTGTTGGTTTGCACAGTTTCAGAAAACGGCAAAACGCTTTCAACAAATAATTTATATTTCCACGACATCAAATATTTGCCCCTGCCGAAAGCACACGTCAAAGCGGAACTGTTTGAGTTGCCCAATGGTTACAGCATCACGCTTTCGACCGATAAGCTGGCCAAAAATGTTTATCTGAGCGCAGACACCGATGCCGACCTGTTCTTTACCGACAACTACTTCGATTTGCTGCCGAACGAGAAGGTAACCATCGAATGTTATACCAACGGAAAAAGTGTTACGAACCTGGCTGATAAGCTAAAAATCCAGACACTTGCCGATACATATTGA
- a CDS encoding class II aldolase/adducin family protein yields the protein MLQEEGYIKFNCHWNQQTVNFPPKAIEELNRWRTKLYMQQLIGVYPDGIGFGNISIRLNKENQFIVTGSATGQFPETGPEHYARVDSFKIQTNEVWCTGQVKASSESLSHAIVYQTLPDVNAVVHIHDLKQWEKWKNVLPTTDEAIAYGTPEMAVEIARLLSIPGNREKGILIMGGHREGILTFGKSLDEACGILLTLE from the coding sequence ATGTTACAGGAAGAAGGATATATCAAGTTCAACTGTCACTGGAATCAGCAAACAGTAAATTTTCCTCCAAAGGCAATAGAAGAACTGAACCGTTGGCGAACCAAACTCTATATGCAACAACTGATTGGCGTCTATCCGGACGGAATTGGATTCGGCAATATTTCCATTCGGCTAAACAAGGAGAACCAATTCATCGTTACAGGGTCGGCCACCGGACAGTTTCCGGAAACCGGTCCGGAGCATTATGCCCGGGTCGATTCGTTCAAAATACAAACCAATGAAGTTTGGTGTACCGGACAAGTCAAGGCTTCCAGCGAATCGCTATCGCATGCCATCGTTTATCAAACCTTGCCGGACGTAAATGCAGTCGTTCATATACATGATTTAAAGCAATGGGAGAAATGGAAAAACGTGCTGCCCACAACCGACGAAGCGATAGCCTACGGAACGCCTGAAATGGCCGTAGAAATCGCCCGGCTTCTATCTATTCCGGGTAACCGGGAAAAAGGTATACTCATTATGGGAGGTCACCGGGAAGGAATTCTGACATTTGGAAAATCACTGGACGAGGCTTGTGGAATTCTCCTTACTCTTGAATAA